One segment of Anopheles stephensi strain Indian chromosome 3, UCI_ANSTEP_V1.0, whole genome shotgun sequence DNA contains the following:
- the LOC118512047 gene encoding laminin subunit gamma-1 produces MTLRSVRGESRAWSALVTATALLLVLTTTSANENTHYLPPLECVDPYGRPQRCIPEFENAAYQLQVEATNTCGDDDDTDFCVQTGYSNRKSCDVCHAGQHSPQFLTDLHDPNNPTWWQSETMFEGIQFPNQVNLTMRLGKSFDITYIRIVFHSPRPESFAIYKRVTPNGPWIPYQYYSATCRDTYGLPDSLSVMNDEDESRALCTSEYSDISPLRDGNIAFSSLEGRPSAINFEHHLELQQWVTATDIRITLDRLNTFGDEVFGDSQVLKSYFYAIADIAVGARCKCNGHASECTTSTGLDGQRTRVCKCMHYTDGPDCDRCLPFYNDAPWGRATSKNVHECKPCNCNGYSTKCFFDRHLYNLTGHGGHCIDCGANRDGPNCERCKENFFMREDGYCINCGCDPVGSRSLQCNAEGRCQCKPGVTGEKCDRCDSNYFNFGPHGCQPCNCDERGSLDNTPSCDPVTGVCSCKENVEGRHCRECRLGYFNLDADNKFGCTPCFCYGHTLECTSASGYSIVSTTSNFNKHKEKWTAVSDTGDSVDVKYNSHSQSIGVGANGHRTVYFLAPDRFLGDQRASYNRLFKFRLQLVGQPRVEVSPYDVVLQGGNSSISLPIFAQNQRMPSEESHEFAFRLHENPEYTWHPSNSGRGFMSILSNLTAIKIRAIYGDHGEAILDDVELQTAHRGAAGRQATWIEQCTCPEGYVGQFCESCAPGYRHNPARGGPFMPCVPCDCNKHAEICDSETGRCICQHNTAGDTCDQCAKGFFGNALGGTPFDCRRCPCPNNGACMQMAGDTVICLECPVGYFGPRCELCSDGYYGDPSGVYGAVRMCQPCDCNGNVDPNAVGNCNRTTGECLKCIHNTAGPHCDQCLPGHFGDPLAEPHGSCEECSCYPRGTEQTEKGISICDAINGNCHCKPNVIGRTCNECKNGYWNIGSGNGCESCNCDPIGSYNASCDRYSGECFCKPGVVGKKCDKCAPAHYGFSEDGCHACDCDPSGSKGSQCNQYGQCPCNDNVEGRRCDRCKENKYDRHQGCLDCPACYNLVQDAANDHRAKLAELNQILQDIQSKPIVIDDNEFAGKLHAVQEKIDILVEDAKSGSGGGEKTLNEILRELEGRLQEVQKLLDNADQSQEVTNHKIGKGGYNATLANGKIQDARRQLDSAVELLQTEGNTALARAKDISGHLGNQTNQISGISREARQYADRFKAEADANMKQAQEAHKKASDALKKANDAFNQQANITKELDTSISSEIAQAREKLNTVSKLTEQALTRAREVNDEALTLFAAVNRTAPPNIDIDKIKKEANQYNREADRIAEDLANKMRDHAQLLESVASNIELAETLLQRAHLQKEDAIGALKHLQFAKELAIKAVAEGDGTLQKANYTYQTLAGFKNQVEESSKRAEDALNLVPNIERQITNSRDLLQRAEEALYAASRNAEDARKNAQTAQDKYAEEASKLAENIKKRANATKNTARDLHHEADQLNGRLAKTDNRLEEREAQIRKDLNLTNEAKEKVGQAQLNSNEAKSQVDKAMREVKLIMSELANLREIDVNSLDDLERRLTAAEKELEDAQLTKRLGSLTEAKNIQNQNIRSYQKELADLRFEVVNIELIAKSLPPGCFKRTHLEP; encoded by the exons ACTGCTGCTAGTATTAACGACGACAAGTGCTAATGAGAACACACACTACCTACCACCGCTGGAATGTGTCGATCCTTACGGCAGACCGCAG CGCTGTATTCCTGAGTTCGAAAATGCAGCCTACCAGCTACAGGTGGAAGCGACCAACACGTGTGGCGACGATGACGATACGGATTTCTGCGTCCAGACGGGCTACTCCAACCGCAAAAGCTGTGACGTGTGCCATGCCGGCCAACATTCGCCCCAATTCCTTACCGACCTGCACGATCCGAATAACCCCACCTGGTGGCAGTCGGAAACCATGTTCGAGGGCATCCAGTTCCCGAACCAGGTGAATCTGACCATGCGCTTAGGCAAATCGTTCGACATCACGTACATCCGCATCGTGTTCCACTCGCCCCGGCCCGAATCGTTCGCCATCTACAAGCGTGTCACGCCGAATGGGCCCTGGATCCCGTACCAGTACTACAGTGCGACCTGTCGCGATACTTACGGACTGCCGGATTCACTGTCCGTGATGAACGATGAGGACGAATCGCGTGCGCTCTGCACCTCGGAGTACAGTGACATCTCGCCGCTGCGGGACGGCAATATCGCCTTCTCGTCGCTCGAGGGTCGCCCCTCCGCCATCAACTTCGAGCACCATCTGGAGCTGCAGCAGTGGGTGACGGCCACCGATATACGGATTACGCTCGACCGATTGAACACGTTCGGTGACGAGGTGTTTGGCGATTCGCAGGTGCTCAAATCTTACTTTTACGCCATCGCCGATATTGCGGTCGGTGCGCGCTGCAAGTGTAACGGACACGCGAGCGAATGTACCACCAGCACCGGACTGGACGGTCAGCGGACGCGCGTCTGCAAGTGTATGCACTACACCGACGGACCCGACTGTGACCGCTGTCTGCCGTTCTACAACGACGCACCGTGGGGCCGCGCGACGTCCAAGAATGTGCACGAGTGCAAAC CCTGCAACTGTAACGGATACTCCACCAAATGCTTCTTCGATCGCCATCTGTACAACCTCACCGGGCACGGTGGCCACTGCATCGATTGTGGAGCGAACCGCGACGGACCGAACTGTGAGCGGTGCAAGGAGAACTTCTTCATGCGCGAAGATGGCTACTGTATCAACTGTGGCTGCGATCCGGTCGGTTCGCGTTCGCTGCAGTGTAACGCGGAAGGTCGCTGCCAGTGCAAGCCGGGCGTTACGGGAGAGAAGTGCGATCGATGTGACAGCAACTACTTCAACTTTGGACCACACGGATGCCAGCCGTGTAACTGTGACGAGCGTGGATCGCTAGATAACACACCGTCCTGCGATCCTGTGACGGGTGTTTGTTCCTGCAAAGAAAACGTCGAGGGCCGGCACTGTCGCGAATGTCGCCTGGGCTACTTCAACCTGGATGCGGACAATAAGTTCGGTTGTACGCCGTGCTTCTGCTATGGCCACACACTCGAGTGTACGAGTGCGAGCGGATACTCGATCGTGTCGACGACTTCCAACTTCAACAAGCACAAGGAGAAGTGGACCGCCGTCTCGGACACCGGCGACTCGGTGGACGTGAAGTACAACTCGCACAGCCAATCGATCGGCGTGGGAGCGAATGGGCACCGCACGGTGTACTTCCTTGCGCCCGATCGCTTCCTGGGCGATCAGCGAGCTTCGTACAACAGGCTGTTCAAGTTCCGGCTGCAGCTCGTCGGCCAACCGCGCGTCGAGGTGAGTCCGTACGATGTGGTGCTACAAGgtggcaacagcagcataTCGTTGCCGATTTTCGCCCAGAACCAGCGCATGCCGAGTGAAGAATCGCACGAGTTTGCGTTCCGACTGCACGAAAACCCGGAGTACACCTGGCACCCGTCGAACTCGGGCCGTGGCTTTATGTCGATTCTGAGCAATCTGACGGCGATCAAGATTCGCGCGATTTACGGTGATCATGGAGAGGCTATTCTGGACGATGTGGAGCTGCAGACGGCACACCGCGGAGCAGCTGGCCGGCAGGCAACGTGGATCGAACAGTGCACCTGTCCGGAGGGTTATGTGGGCCAGTTTTGCGAATCGTGCGCTCCCGGCTATCGCCACAATCCGGCACGGGGTGGCCCGTTCATGCCGTGCGTGCCGTGCGATTGTAACAAGCATGCGGAAATTTGTGACTCGGAAACGGGACGCTGTATCTGCCAGCACAACACGGCCGGCGATACGTGCGACCAGTGTGCGAAAGGCTTCTTCGGCAACGCGCTCGGCGGCACGCCGTTCGATTGTCGACGATGCCCGTGCCCGAACAATGGCGCATGCATGCAGATGGCGGGCGATACGGTGATCTGTCTCGAGTGTCCGGTTGGCTATTTCG GACCGCGATGTGAGCTCTGTTCGGATGGATACTACGGCGATCCGAGCGGTGTGTATGGCGCCGTGCGAATGTGCCAACCGTGCGACTGCAACGGCAACGTGGATCCGAACGCTGTCGGCAACTGTAACCGCACTACTGGCGAATGTCTCAAGTGTATTCACAACACGGCCGGACCGCACTGCGACCAGTGCTTGCCAG GCCACTTCGGAGATCCACTTGCCGAACCACACGGAAGCTGCGAGGAGTGTAGCTGCTATCCGCGGGGCACGGAGCAAACCGAGAAGGGTATCTCGATCTGTGACGCCATCAACGGCAACTGTCACTGCAAGCCGAACGTAATCGGGCGTACGTGTAATGAGTGCAAGAACGGCTACTGGAACATTGGGTCCGGAAATGGGTGCGAAAGCTGCAACTGCGACCCGATCGGCAGCTACAACGCGTCCTGTGACCGATACTCGGGCGAATGCTTCTGCAAACCGGGCGTAGTGGGCAAAAAGTGCGACAAGTGTGCTCCGGCGCATTACGGATTCTCAGAGGACGGATGCCACGCGTGCGATTGTGATCCGAGCGGTTCCAAGGGCTCGCAGTGCAACCAGTACGGGCAGTGTCCGTGCAATGATAACGTTGAGGGACGGCGATGCGATCGCTGCAAGGAGAACAAGTACGATCGGCACCAGGGTTGTTTGGACTGTCCGGCGTGCTACAATCTGGTGCAGGATGCAGCGAACGATCATCGTGCCAAGTTGGCCGAGCTGAATCAGATCCTGCAGGACATCCAATCGAAACCGATCGTCATCGATGACAATGAGTTTGCAGGAAAGCTGCACGCGGTGCAGGAGAAGATCGACATACTCGTAGAGGACGCGAAGAGTGGATCGGGAGGCGGAGAAAAGACGTTGAACGAGATTCTGCGCGAGCTCGAGGGTCGTCTGCAGGAGGTGCAGAAGCTGCTCGATAATGCCGATCAATCGCAAGAGGTTACGAATCACAAAATCGGCAAGGGCGGCTACAATGCGACGCTGGCAAATGGCAAGATCCAGGACGCTCGCCGTCAGCTGGACAGTGCCGTGGAACTGCTGCAAACCGAAGGCAATACGGCACTAGCACGCGCGAAGGACATTTCCGGCCATCTGGGCAACCAGACGAACCAAATCAGTGGTATCTCGCGCGAAGCTCGACAGTACGCGGACCGGTTCAAGGCGGAAGCGGACGCCAACATGAAGCAGGCCCAGGAAGCGCACAAGAAGGCATCGGACGCGCTGAAGAAAGCGAACGACGCGTTCAACCAGCAGGCGAACATTACCAAGGAGCTTGACACGAGCATATCGAGCGAAATTGCACAGGCCCGCGAGAAGCTCAACACGGTTTCGAAGCTGACCGAGCAGGCTCTGACGCGTGCACGGGAAGTGAACGACGAGGCGTTGACGCTGTTCGCTGCAGTTAATCGTACCGCGCCGCCCAACATCGACATCGACAAGATCAAGAAGGAGGCGAACCAGTACAATCGGGAGGCGGACCGAATTGCGGAAGACCTTGCGAACAAGATGCGGGACCATGCTCAGCTGCTCGAAAGTGTCGCCAGCAATATTGAGCTGGCCGAGACGTTACTCCAAAG GGCTCACCTACAGAAGGAAGATGCTATCGGAGCACTGAAGCACCTGCAGTTCGCCAAGGAGCTGGCGATCAAGGCCGTGGCTGAAGGGGACGGCACTTTGCAGAAGGCGAACTATACGTATCAAACGTTGGCAGGATTCAAAAACCAGGTCGAGGAGTCGTCCAAGCGTGCCGAGGATGCACTCAATCTGGTTCCGAACATTGAACGACAGATTACCAACTCGCGCGATCTGCTGCAGCGTGCCGAAGAG GCTCTGTATGCCGCCAGTCGTAATGCGGAAGATGCACGCAAGAATGCTCAAACGGCACAGGATAAGTACGCGGAAGAAGCTTCCAAG CTGGCGGAAAACATCAAGAAACGTGCGAATGCGACGAAGAACACTGCGCGCGATCTGCACCACGAAGCTGACCAGCTGAATGGACGCCTGGCCAAAACGGACAACCGGCTGGAGGAACGCGAAGCACAGATCCGCAAGGATCTTAATCTCACGAACGAAGCCAAGGAAAAGGTTGGCCAAGCGCAGCTTAACTCAAACGAAGCCAAATCGCAAGTCGATAAAGCGATGCGTGAGGTCAAACTCATCATGTCCGAGCTGGCCAATCTGCGGGAGATCGACGTAAACAGTTTGGATGACTTGG AACGTCGGCTTACTGCGGCCGAGAAAGAGCTGGAGGATGCTCAGCTCACGAAGCGACTTGGAAGTTTGACCGAGGCTAAGAACATCCAGAACCAGAACATCCGTAGCTATCAGAAGGAGCTGGCCGATCTGCGGTTCGAGGTCGTTAACATCGAGCTAATAGCGAAATCACTGCCACCGGGATGCTTCAAGCGTACGCATCTGGAACCGTAA
- the LOC118512060 gene encoding adenylate cyclase type 2, producing the protein MMGGETNPEAGVYGPEECDICRPDSNADQSHDTEGDYIALKKWELGFLRRECVNLGLETFYLKYMERVQRSYLSIFVVLQTFVSISHVIVIVTGKPHPTAAIHPDLICYLFGILIVWISLFAAFKEGLVKAYPWVPYVSSSIAVITMIITDLTIPLYHAVVTFINPPLRPSYASHTILAIYIFLPLSENVHGIILGSATSLCYLIVMTLITYRLEDDTALKVITELIYFICLNLFGLYFRLINEVAIRRTFLDRRELVEGNLLLKFARNQEKELLLSILPEHTAELMEKDIRAMIEKMLNDQHNANQTINTQNFFRTGTQWRSINKLYVQKHTNVTILYADVVNYTHMTTQLPVRTLVDVLHELFVKFDEASKEFNVLRIKFLGDCYYCVSGVPVRNKYHAKSCVNLGLRMIKDIRDVRMSRDLNIDMRIGIHSGSIISGVIGACKWQYDIWSKDVIIANKMESTGEAGKVHVTMQTLELLDGEYIFEEGTQQAKEDPILVKHNIQTFLIVPQPGYDDSSFFNVQEPGPSSRMSSGVKRKTIKKERNLVTRNFMQNSMEQFREIMKLTNVEMAYELERMPIGRFQFNKLFSSYKTYIQEPSQTVSTRSAEGGPRRSSEEDTNRLDNMSPFFMCFENKRWELTYLQEPDLMLKYSVLMSFIVFVCILLIQILNEASGMYFWLLNGLSGALLLAFIPITWFKKVWDVYTPYSIDDLLRVRKPQSRLMRIFYDFSNDIMSNYVIRTVIYLITIALLVVCSMMYLIECNYDLLEAQTTTSEATPAGNDSLASLLQENRGPFDMSRKSFCTNPWSVTQCLTLAIGMAFLFLRIHFLLKATVGLLIFFCYCWAIFDELYYYFDSSASMNPGLDPKASHLMLILFIVIIFHWIDRQSEYIARTDYNWKQQLLKQKEEAEVTKQTNKILVENILPTHVAEIYINRQLKNEFYNEEYENVAVMFATITNMEVNTDISVENEKSVLKVLNEIICDFDERLQYFDGYLKVEKIKVAGWTYMAACGLDPGRCDSSSSLSGYRSVSGMTRTSLMTNGRRSLNPRTSVEVTHKASTSTRSNSSSSRQSNNVTIVMAEFALELMRVLRDFSNENFKQTSPGLLRVGISHGKVMAGVVGSSKPLYDIWGNAVNMASRMDSTGRPGRIQVTKESAEVLQSYGYQCDYRGEIFVKGRGKIPTYFLKISDDLKFLKKSCSPSVGNEPTEHITTKL; encoded by the exons ATGATGGGCGGTGAGACAAATCCCGAAGCGGGCGTTTACGGACCGGAAGAGTGTGACATCTGTCGGCCGGATAGTAACGCCGATCAGTCCCACGACACCGAGGGCGATTATATTGCGCTCAAGAAATGGGAGCTGGGCTTTCTGAGG CGCGAGTGCGTGAATCTGGGACTGGAGACGTTCTACCTTAAGTACATGGAGCGGGTACAACGCAGCTATCTGTCGATATTTGTGGTGCTTCAAACGTTCGTCAGTATCTCGCATGTGATCGTCATCGTGACCGGAAAGCCG CATCCGACGGCGGCCATTCATCCGGATCTGATCTGCTACCTGTTCGGGATTCTCATCGTGTGGATATCGCTGTTTGCCGCCTTCAAGGAGGGTCTCGTAAAGGCCTACCCTTGGGTGCCGTACGTTTCTTCGAGCATCGCCGTCATCACGATGATCATTACCGATCTGACGATTCCGCTGTACCATGCGGTCGTCACCTTCATCAACCCACCGCTTAGGCCTTCCTACGCCAGCCATACCATTCTGGCGATCTACATATTTCTACCGCTGAGCGAAAACGTCCACGGCATCATACTGGGTAGCGCAACGTCCCTCTGCTATCTGATCGTGATGACGCTGATCACGTACCGGCTGGAGGACGATACCGCATTGAAGGTGATCACCGAGCTGATCTACTTCATCTGCTTGAATCTGTTTGGATTATACTTTCGGCTCATCAACGAGGTGGCCATAAGGCGCACGTTTCTCGATCGCCGTGAGCTTGTCGAGGGTAATCTGCTGTTGAAGTTTGCCCGCAACCAAGAG AAAGAGCTTCTGCTCAGCATCCTACCCGAGCATACGGCCGAATTGATGGAGAAGGACATACGCGCGATGATAGAGAAAATGCTCAACGATCAACACAACGCCAATCAAACGATCAACACACAAAA CTTCTTCCGAACAGGGACTCAATGGCGATCTATAAA CAAACTGTACGTACAGAAGCACACCAACGTGACGATTCTGTATGCAGATGTGGTCAACTACACGCACATGACAACCCAACTGCCTGTCCGCACCCTAGTAGACGTGCTGCACGAGCTGTTCGTCAAGTTTGATGAAGCATCCAAGGAGTTTAACGTGCTGCGGATCAAGTTCCTGGGCGATTGCTACTACTGCGTCTCCGGTGTGCCGGTGCGCAACAAGTATCACGCGAAAAGCTGCGTCAACTTGGGCCTGCGCATGATCAAGGACATACGGGATGTGCGAATGTCGCGCGACCTCAACATCGACATGCGGATTGGCATCCACAGTGGGAGCATCATCTCCGGCGTGATTGGAGCGTGCAAGTGGCAGTACGATATCTGGTCGAAGGACGTTATCATTGCCAACAAGATGGAATCCACGGGAGAAGCTGG CAAAGTTCACGTTACGATGCAAACGCTGGAGCTGCTCGATGGTGAGTACATCTTCGAGGAAGGCACACAACAGGCCAAGGAAGATCCGATTCTCGTGAAGCACAACATACAGACGTTCCTGATCGTTCCGCAGCCAGGCTACGACGATAGTTCG TTCTTTAACGTTCAAGAGCCCGGCCCGAGCAGCCGCATGTCCAGCGGGGTGAAACGGAAAACCATCAAAAAGGAACGCAATCTGGTGACGCGAAACTTTATGCAAAACTCCATGGAACAGTTTCGGGAAATCATGAAATTGACGAACGTTGAAATGGCCTACGAGCTGGAGCGGATGCCCATCGGAAGATTTCA GTTCAACAAACTGTTCTCGTCCTACAAAACCTACATCCAGGAACCTTCCCAAACGGTATCGACGAGATCGGCCGAGGGAGGGCCACGTCGCAGCAGCGAGGAAGACACCAACCGGCTCGACAACATGTCGCCATTTTTCATGTGCTTCGAAAACAAACGCTGGGAGCTGACGTACCTGCAGGAGCCGGATCTAATGCTCAAGTACAGCGTGCTGATGAGCTTCATCGTGTTCGTGTGCATCCTGCTGATACAGATCCTTAACGAAGCTTCGGGCATGTACTTCTGGCTGCTGAACGGGTTGTCTGGCGCACTGCTGCTCGCGTTCATACCCATCACGTGGTTCAAGAAGGTGTGGGACGTCTACACACCGTACTCGATAGATGATTTGCTGCGTGTCCGCAAACCTCAATCGCGGTTGATGCGAATATTCTACGATTTCTCCAACGACATCATGAGCAACTACGTTATACGGACGGTGATCTATCTGATTACGATCGCGCTACTGGTGGTGTGCTCTATGATGTATCTGATCGAGTGTAATTACGATCTGCTGGAGGCGCAAACGACAACTAGCGAGGCAACTCCAGCGGGTAATGACAGTCTTGCAAGCTTACTGCAAGAAAACCGAGGACCGTTCGATATGTCACGCAAAAGTTTCTGCACAAATCCATGG TCCGTCACGCAGTGTCTTACGTTAGCGATCGGGATGGCCTTCCTGTTCCTGCGGATACACTTTCTACTAAAGGCCACCGTCGGTCTTCTCATCTTCTTCTGCTACTGTTGGGCGATCTTTGACGAGCTGTACTATTACTTCGACAGCAGTGCAAGCATGAACCCTGGCCTCGATCCAAAAGCTTCCCATCTGATGCTAATTCTGTTCATCGTGATCATATTTCACTGGATCGATCGGCAGTCGGAGTACATTGCACGGACAGATTACAA CTGGAAGCAACAGCTGCTGAAGCAAAAGGAGGAAGCCGAAGTAACGAAGCAGACGAACAAAATCCTTGTGGAAAACATTTTGCCGACGCATGTGGCCGAGATCTACATAAATCGACAGTTAAAGAACGAGTTCTACAACGAGGAGTACGAAAACGTGGCCGTCATGTTTGCCACCATCACGAACATGGAGGTAAACACGGACATCTCCGTGGAGAATGAGAAAAGTGTTCTGAAGGTGCTGAACGAGATTATCTGCGATTTCGACGAACGACTGCAGTACTTTGATGGGTACCTGAAGGTGGAGAAGATAAAGGTCGCCGGTTGGACGTACATGGCGGCCTGCGGGCTCGATCCGGGCAGGTGCGATTCGTCCTCGTCGCTCAGCGGCTATCGTTCTGTCTCGGGGATGACCCGTACCTCGCTCATGACAAACGGCCGACGTAGCCTGAATCCGCGCACCTCGGTAGAGGTCACACACAAGGCCAGCACGAGCACGCGGAGCaattccagcagcagccggcaGAGCAACAACGTCACGATCGTGATGGCCGAGTTTGCGCTCGAGCTCATGCGAGTGTTGCGCGACTTTAGCaacgaaaatttcaaacaaaccAGCCCAGGATTGCTGCGGGTCGGCATATCCCACGGCAAGGTGATGGCCGGTGTCGTAGGTTCCAGCAAACCGCTGTACGACATCTGGGGAAACGCGGTCAACATGGCGTCGCGGATGGACTCAACCGGACGCCCCGGCCGTATACAGGTGACCAAGGAAAGTGCGGAAGTGCTGCAAAGCTACGGCTATCAGTGTGACTATCGGGGTGAAATTTTCGTCAAGGGTCGTGGGAAAATCCCTACATACTTTCTTAAAATAAGCGACGATTTGAAGTTCCTCAAAAAGTCTTGCTCACCCAGCGTTGGGAATGAGCCCACCGAGCATATAACGACGAAGCTTTAg
- the LOC118512101 gene encoding leucine-rich repeat-containing protein 59: MAVQQNENEEKINVRDRLVDNVLDLSLMNISKVPVQEIKPLRRATVLDLSSNRITIIESNFTDLTQLTQIDLSKNRITSICDDFGLLTNLRRLDLYKNQITKLPLTFGRLKNLKYLDLKENPLNPTFKKLIGTCSDTSDCLVAASRAVDFMKQVERRVVDDRAKERKMRGEKQPEKQNLEQKNGAEDVESPAVDEQKVEKAKRRRKQTASQAECSNASQPKTKSKAGTKSSGQVADSPGGLRHSFLFWLSMLVLLVGSYMLFGKYYDVLPMMTQDGTFREARETILEEYIK, encoded by the exons ATGGCAGTGCAACAGAacgaaaatgaagaaaagatCAACGTCCGTGATCGGCTTGTGGATAACGTGCTGGATCTAAGTCTGATGAACATTTCTAAAGTGCCCGTGCAAGAAATC AAACCGCTACGTCGTGCCACTGTGCTGGATCTTTCCAGCAATCGCATCACTATCATCGAG AGTAATTTTACCGACCTCACGCAACTGACCCAGATCGACCTCTCCAAAAACCGCATCACCTCGATCTGCGACGATTtcggtctgctaacgaacctGCGACGCTTGGATTTGTACAAGAACCAAATCACGAAGCTGCCGCTTACGTTTGGTCGGCTGAAGAACCTCAAGTATCTTGACCTGAAGGAGAACCCACTTAATCCAACCTTTAAAAAGCTCATCGGAACATGTAGCGATACCAGCGATTGCCTAGTGGCTGCTTCACGTGCCGTGGATTTCATGAAGCAGGTCGAACGGCGTGTGGTGGACGACCGAGCCAAGGAGCGAAAGATGCGCGGAGAAAAGCAgccggaaaaacaaaatctggaACAGAAAAATGGTGCGGAGGACGTGGAAAGCCCGGCAGTCGATGAGCAAAAGGTTGAAAAAGCGAAACGCAGACGAAAGCAGACGGCCTCCCAAGCGGAGTGTTCTAATGCTAGTCAGCCCAAAACGAAGTCTAAAGCAGGAACGAAATCATCCGGTCAGGTTGCGGACTCGCCAGGGGGGCTGCGACACTCCTTTCTATTTTGGCTGTCGATGTTAGTATTGCTGGTTGGTTCGTATATGCTCTTTGGGAAGTATTACGACGTGTTGCCAATGATGACGCAGGATGGAACGTTCCGGGAAGCACGTGAAACCATTCTCGAAGAATACATCAAATAA